A DNA window from Rhodococcus sp. Z13 contains the following coding sequences:
- a CDS encoding helix-turn-helix transcriptional regulator has protein sequence MGTTAKRAQARRLYGKGIWMRVKNPETLKTLRVMKGLTQGDLALMVRCTQQTISLLETGKMTTLSAALAGALAKKLGTPWESLFTLHESIAMPVVESGAYKTNQKVSA, from the coding sequence ATGGGAACCACGGCGAAGAGGGCACAGGCCCGGCGGCTTTACGGGAAGGGGATATGGATGCGGGTGAAGAATCCTGAGACGCTCAAGACCCTGCGTGTGATGAAGGGGCTTACCCAGGGTGATCTGGCCCTTATGGTGCGCTGCACGCAACAGACGATCAGTCTTCTCGAGACCGGCAAGATGACCACCCTGTCGGCCGCGCTCGCCGGGGCGCTGGCCAAGAAGCTCGGCACCCCCTGGGAGAGCCTCTTCACCCTCCATGAATCCATCGCCATGCCGGTTGTGGAAAGTGGTGCCTACAAGACAAATCAGAAGGTGTCCGCGTGA
- a CDS encoding ImmA/IrrE family metallo-endopeptidase, producing MPKTRKWHPWRHLRDTYPHISVSFVDLRPLGLLGRITHHGIEIDRSSRQRERRTTLTHELCHLERGPVPRHPHFARREERTVESLTARRLIPLDALIDALAWCGGRVTDETADELWVDLDTLRTRIDTLTPRERRYVQSELDRRLRS from the coding sequence ATGCCGAAGACCCGGAAATGGCATCCCTGGAGACACCTACGCGACACCTACCCGCACATCTCCGTCAGCTTCGTCGACCTCCGCCCCCTCGGGCTCCTCGGCCGCATCACCCACCACGGCATCGAAATCGACCGGTCCAGCCGTCAACGAGAGCGCCGCACCACACTCACCCACGAGCTATGCCACCTCGAACGCGGACCGGTCCCCCGCCACCCCCACTTCGCCCGCCGCGAAGAACGCACCGTCGAAAGTCTCACCGCACGGCGTCTGATCCCACTCGACGCCCTGATCGACGCCCTCGCCTGGTGCGGCGGCCGAGTCACCGACGAAACCGCCGACGAACTCTGGGTCGACCTCGACACCCTGCGTACACGCATCGACACCCTCACCCCGAGAGAACGACGCTACGTGCAATCCGAACTCGACCGCCGACTCCGCTCCTAA